The Comamonas piscis region CTGGTCACCACCGTGCGCTATGTGGTGCCCGCTGTCGAGGCTGATTTTGATGTGGAGATGGACGGCAAGCAGTTCTACAAGTTCAGCGCCGACCCCACCCCCTACCTGTACCTGCGCGCCGAGTTTTCCACCGATGACGCCCTGAATGAGGAGATCCGCGAATGCGGCCTGTTCTTCGGCACGGTCGCCAAGGCAGGCGTGCCAGCGGGCCAGCGCTACCTGAAACCCGAGCAGGTGCAGGACGCGGGCTTTATGTACCACCTGACCTACCGCAGCAAATCGACGCGCGAAGGCCAAAAGGCCTATGAAGAAGCGGTGCTGCCTCTGTAATTCAAGGCCAAACAATGACCATCTACAAAACCTTTGACCGAGCTGATGGCTTTGTCAGCGTGGATCACCATGCAGACCGCATCCTGCAGTCGCGGGAGTTGAACGACAGCCAGGCCATGCAGCAAGATGCGCTGCGCCGGATCGCTGACGGAATCTTCAGCGATGGCGACATTCGCGAGGGCGCCCGCTGCGCCATGAGTGCAGCCACGGGCATCGCCACCATGGACGCCGGCAGCATCTACATTGCCGGCCGCATCCACGACGTTGCCGCTGCCCTGGTGGCAGTGCCGGTTATCGGCACCCAGTATGTGGGCATCTACCTGGACACCACGAAGGTGACCGCAGTGGATGATCCGCGCCTGTACAACCCAGCTGTGGAGGGCGAGGGACAAAACGAGCCAGGCGCCGACCGCACCCGCATGGTGGCGCGCTGGGGGCTGGCCGGCAGCCTGACAGTGCCCGGGGACTTCTTCCCGGTGTGGACGATTGAAGATGGCGTGGTCAAGCCGCGCGAGGCGCTGGGCACCAATAGCCCAATCATCGGGGCCATTAAGGATTACGACATTGCCAGCACTGGCGGCGGCAACTACGTGGTAGACGGCCTGGCGGTTCTCATGAAAGAGGATGATCCAGAGGGCAACCAGGTCTACACCGTCCAAGCCGGAGAAGCGCGGGTGGGTGGCATTGCTGTGTTCCGGCCCATCGACCGAACCGTGATTTACCCGGCTGTGGCCAACACCATGCTGATTCAGAGCGAGCCCCATGCCGCCAGCGGTGAGGAGCTGCAGACCATCGCATTTGATCGCTTCCCGGTGTTGAAGCCTGCCACCGTCCGGGTGCAGCGCAAGAAAACCCAGCTGGTGACGCGCGGCCCGGTGGCGGGCGGAGCTGACCCACTGAACGAGAACAGCGTAGTAAAGATCAACAGCGTCAAGCTGGGTGGGGTCACCTATGTGCCCAACACCGATTACAAGCTGACTGCAGGGCAAGTGGACTGGAGCCCGGGCGGTGCCGAGCCAGCGACCGGCAACCAGTACACCGTCGATTTTGAGTACATCAGTATCGAGCCGGTGCTGAACCAAACCCCGACCACCTTCCAGATTGCCAACCCGGTCAACGGCACCGTGCATTACGTGGACTACGAATTTGCCATGCGCCGCTTTGACCGCCTGGTGATGGATGACCAGGGGGTGTTCAGCGTCATCAAGGGCGTGCCGGCCACCTGGCTGCCCGTGAAGCCCGATGTGCCTGCTGGCCAGCTGCTGCTGGCCACCATCTATCAAAGCTGGATGCAGGACACGCGCCAACTGCTGCTGGACAGCTGGCGAATGGTGCCCATGCAGACCATTGCCAACTATTCCAACCGCATGGACGATATCGAGTTGGATTTGGCCGAGCTGCGTTTGGCCACCGATGTGAACGGGCGCTACAGCGGTTTGAAGAAGGGCTATTTTGCTGATCCCATGCGCGACGACAGCATGCGCGACCAGGGGATGGAACAGACAGCGCAGATCGCCGATGGGGCGCTGCAGCTCTATGAGGACTTCGGAGCGCACCTGCTTGACGATGGCAAAACCGCCTATGCCATGGGGTACGACCTTGCGGTGGGCCTGCGCCAATCAGCCTACAGCCGGAGCATGGCCATCAACCCCAGCGTGGCCGTGGGCCAGCTGCCTGCATCCATCACGCTGGCACCGCCCATCGACAGATGGGAAGTGCCAGGGGTGCGCAAGTATCCCAAAAGGGTGCAGTTCCTCTACGCCCCTATTTACTTCCCGGGGCAAACCGTTGCCGGCAGCGTGCAATCGGAGTTCGACAAGAACTTCGACAAATCCCTGATCGATACCAGCGACATCTATCTGCGCGAGATCGATGTGGGCGTGACGATTGCCGGGTTTGATCCGCTGGAGCCTGTGAAGGCTGCCACCTTTGACGGCCAGGACATTGCGCTAAAAGATGCCCAGGGACAAACGCCAACGGCGAATGCGCAGGGCGTGGTGCAAGGCAGTTTCAAGGTGCCCAAGGGCATCACTGTCGGCACCAAGCGCCTGCGGATCGAGGGCGATAACGGGAGCTATGGAGAAGCCAGCTACACCGGATCGGCCACCTTGAAGCTGTCTGTCTCTTTCCTCTATCGCGGCGACTTTATCGTGGCCGGCGTGGGCAACCAAACGGTGAACTATGTCGTATAACGTCCTGACTCAAGCAATCAACCCGCCAGCCACCGGCCAATATGCGGGCGCAAACCTGTTCTTTGCGAAGAAGGGCGAGGCCGTGCTGATCAGCATCGGCCAGGCCGACGAAAAGGGCTTGCCAAAGAACGAGATGGCCACTGTGCGGCTGGAGCCGGCGCAGATCAACACTGCGGGCGCCACGAATGTCATCTGGCCCACGCCCGTGCTGCTGCAGGCTGGCTTGCCCTATGCACTCAGCATCAGCGCGGCCGATACCGACACCGCGCCCTATGTGGCGCAGGTGGGCGAAGTCAACCAGGCGGGCGGCTATGTCACGCAGCCACCGGCAGAAATTGGCGCGCTCAGTCACACCAACGAATCGGGGGTGGTGACCAAGTATCTCAACCGCTTCTTGCGCTTTGAGCTGCTGGCCGTGCAGTACCAGCAGACAGCGCAGACCTTTGTGGTGGGGCAGCATGCGGTGGTCAACGCCACAAACCTGACGGTGAACGCCGGCGCCATCCAACCCGCGCCAGATGCCCGGGTGACCTACCAGCTCAAGCTGCTGGACGATCAGGGCGCGCTCAAGGCCACCCACGATGTGGATGTGGCGCAGCCCATTCAGCTGGCGGCGCCCCACACCGGTGGCGTGCAGGTGGAGGCCACCTTGCGGCGTGCAGCCAACGGCCTGGCACCCGTGCTTGAGCAGGGCACTGTGCTGGTGGTGGGCAGCTTGCTGGCTGATGGCACCTACATCACGCCGGCTGTTCAGCTGGCCGGTGGCAATGCCATCACGGTGATCTTCGAGGCCAGCCTGCCCGCTGGTTCCTCTGTGCAGGTGGCCTGCAGCACCGACGACGGCGCTATCTGGATTGATGTGCCCTTTGACAGCAGCAGCGCGCAGACGGCGGGCGATGTGGAGCTGACCCACAAGCGGACGGGGCTGGCCGGTGCTGCGCTGCGCTTGCGGCTGCGGCTGCTGGGGAACACCAATGCACGGCCCAAGGTGCGCAACCTGCGCGCCGTCATTCTGTAAGGGGCGGCCATGGCGACCCAAGAAGACAACACAGAGTTTTACGACCTGCCGCTGCCCTATGCGGGAAACAAGCTCTCGGACGATGTGGAGCGACTGCGCGCATTGGGCCGTGCGGTGGACGCTGCGCTGCACGAGCTGAGCGAGCTGGTGGACACCAGGGCGGACGCCGAGGCGGTAGACGGTGCGCTCGATGCGCTGCAAGAGGCCATCAACAACCTGGGCGCTGCGCGGGTGCGAACCGTCAACGGAAAAGCCGGGGAAGAAATTACCCTGGCGCGCGCCGACTTGAGGCTGGGGCCGGCTAATGGCCCAACCGCGACGAGCATCGCCTATGACCCCGGCGGGCGCGTGTCGGTGGTGACCGAGACGCTGGATGCTAAGCCAGCAGTCACCACCATCAG contains the following coding sequences:
- a CDS encoding DUF4815 domain-containing protein encodes the protein MTIYKTFDRADGFVSVDHHADRILQSRELNDSQAMQQDALRRIADGIFSDGDIREGARCAMSAATGIATMDAGSIYIAGRIHDVAAALVAVPVIGTQYVGIYLDTTKVTAVDDPRLYNPAVEGEGQNEPGADRTRMVARWGLAGSLTVPGDFFPVWTIEDGVVKPREALGTNSPIIGAIKDYDIASTGGGNYVVDGLAVLMKEDDPEGNQVYTVQAGEARVGGIAVFRPIDRTVIYPAVANTMLIQSEPHAASGEELQTIAFDRFPVLKPATVRVQRKKTQLVTRGPVAGGADPLNENSVVKINSVKLGGVTYVPNTDYKLTAGQVDWSPGGAEPATGNQYTVDFEYISIEPVLNQTPTTFQIANPVNGTVHYVDYEFAMRRFDRLVMDDQGVFSVIKGVPATWLPVKPDVPAGQLLLATIYQSWMQDTRQLLLDSWRMVPMQTIANYSNRMDDIELDLAELRLATDVNGRYSGLKKGYFADPMRDDSMRDQGMEQTAQIADGALQLYEDFGAHLLDDGKTAYAMGYDLAVGLRQSAYSRSMAINPSVAVGQLPASITLAPPIDRWEVPGVRKYPKRVQFLYAPIYFPGQTVAGSVQSEFDKNFDKSLIDTSDIYLREIDVGVTIAGFDPLEPVKAATFDGQDIALKDAQGQTPTANAQGVVQGSFKVPKGITVGTKRLRIEGDNGSYGEASYTGSATLKLSVSFLYRGDFIVAGVGNQTVNYVV
- a CDS encoding virulence-associated protein, which codes for MSYNVLTQAINPPATGQYAGANLFFAKKGEAVLISIGQADEKGLPKNEMATVRLEPAQINTAGATNVIWPTPVLLQAGLPYALSISAADTDTAPYVAQVGEVNQAGGYVTQPPAEIGALSHTNESGVVTKYLNRFLRFELLAVQYQQTAQTFVVGQHAVVNATNLTVNAGAIQPAPDARVTYQLKLLDDQGALKATHDVDVAQPIQLAAPHTGGVQVEATLRRAANGLAPVLEQGTVLVVGSLLADGTYITPAVQLAGGNAITVIFEASLPAGSSVQVACSTDDGAIWIDVPFDSSSAQTAGDVELTHKRTGLAGAALRLRLRLLGNTNARPKVRNLRAVIL